Proteins from a single region of Segatella copri:
- the nadA gene encoding quinolinate synthase NadA — translation MVKKEWIEKGYVDEPVDEALDLKAEIRKLCKEKDAIILAHYYTVGEIQDIADFVGDSLALARKAAETDAQVMVMCGVHFMAETCKLLSPDKIVICPDLNAGCSLADSCKAEDLKKYKEEHPGYKVVSYVNTTAAVKALTDCVVTSGNAKKVIDSFPQDEKIIFGPDYNLGNYINSVTGRNMLLWNGGCHVHEKFSVEAIVKLKQKHPEAVVMAHLECKAPVLTVADVKGSTATMLHYAQEHPEIKEYIIATEAGILHELEHNCPNVIFYPVPPEVSEGGLGCSCNECEYMKMNTLKKIYNALKFGWPTVEVAPEIAKKAVKPIEKMLSLS, via the coding sequence ATGGTGAAAAAAGAATGGATTGAGAAAGGATACGTTGACGAACCCGTTGACGAAGCCTTGGACTTGAAAGCTGAAATCAGAAAGCTTTGCAAGGAGAAAGATGCTATTATCCTCGCCCACTACTATACGGTAGGTGAGATTCAGGACATCGCCGACTTTGTTGGTGACTCTCTGGCTTTGGCTCGTAAAGCTGCAGAAACCGATGCCCAGGTAATGGTTATGTGTGGCGTGCACTTCATGGCTGAGACATGCAAACTCTTGAGTCCTGACAAAATCGTAATCTGTCCTGACTTGAATGCTGGTTGCTCGCTTGCTGACAGCTGTAAGGCTGAGGATTTGAAAAAGTACAAGGAAGAGCATCCAGGATATAAGGTTGTGAGTTATGTAAACACCACGGCTGCAGTGAAGGCGCTGACTGATTGTGTAGTGACAAGCGGTAATGCTAAGAAAGTGATTGACAGTTTCCCACAGGACGAAAAAATCATCTTTGGTCCAGACTATAATCTCGGTAACTATATAAACAGCGTTACAGGCCGCAATATGTTGCTTTGGAACGGTGGTTGCCATGTACATGAGAAATTCTCTGTAGAGGCTATAGTTAAACTGAAGCAGAAGCATCCTGAGGCTGTTGTGATGGCTCACCTGGAGTGTAAGGCACCAGTACTTACTGTAGCCGATGTAAAGGGCTCTACAGCCACCATGTTGCATTATGCCCAAGAGCATCCTGAAATTAAGGAGTATATTATCGCTACAGAGGCGGGTATCCTGCATGAGCTGGAGCATAATTGTCCTAACGTAATTTTCTATCCTGTACCTCCAGAGGTAAGCGAGGGTGGATTAGGTTGCAGCTGCAACGAGTGTGAGTATATGAAGATGAATACGCTCAAGAAGATATACAATGCATTGAAATTTGGTTGGCCAACAGTTGAAGTGGCTCCTGAAATAGCGAAAAAAGCGGTCAAACCAATAGAAAAGATGTTGTCACTATCATAG